A single region of the Variovorax paradoxus genome encodes:
- a CDS encoding ornithine cyclodeaminase, which translates to MTRFIDVHSLVRLVDETGVPQFLTALADALRDDFLRWREFDKKARVASHSHLGVIELMPVADDGAYAFKYVNGHPHNTQVGLPTVMAFGVLAEVDTGYPVLLSELTLTTALRTAATSAMAGQALARPGSRSMALIGNGSQSEFQALAFHALLGIEEVRVFDIDPQATDKLVRHLSACTPMDVVRARSVAEAVRGADIVTTITAFQGQATVLTPDMIEPGMHINAVGGDSPGKTELHPDVLRLARVFVEYEAQTRVEGEIQQLPAGFPVHELWTVLVGDVPGRETADQVTVFDSVGFALEDYTALRYIHQLAIERGVGQQIALVPELDDPKDLFGLTASGRRRAVLRRAA; encoded by the coding sequence ATGACCCGCTTCATCGATGTTCACAGCCTGGTTCGCCTGGTGGATGAAACCGGCGTTCCGCAATTCCTCACGGCGTTGGCCGACGCGCTGCGCGACGACTTCCTGCGCTGGCGCGAGTTCGACAAGAAAGCGCGCGTGGCGAGCCATTCGCACCTTGGCGTGATCGAGCTGATGCCGGTGGCCGACGACGGCGCCTATGCCTTCAAGTACGTCAACGGCCATCCGCACAACACGCAGGTCGGCCTGCCCACCGTCATGGCATTCGGCGTGCTGGCCGAGGTCGACACCGGCTACCCGGTGCTGTTGTCTGAACTTACGCTCACCACCGCGCTGCGCACCGCCGCCACTTCGGCGATGGCGGGGCAGGCATTGGCGCGGCCCGGCTCGCGCAGCATGGCGCTTATCGGCAACGGCTCGCAAAGCGAGTTCCAGGCGCTGGCTTTTCATGCGCTGCTGGGCATCGAGGAAGTGCGCGTGTTCGACATCGACCCCCAGGCAACCGACAAGCTGGTGCGCCACTTGTCCGCGTGCACGCCAATGGACGTGGTGCGCGCCCGGTCCGTTGCCGAGGCAGTGCGAGGTGCGGACATCGTCACCACCATCACCGCTTTTCAGGGGCAGGCCACCGTTCTCACGCCCGACATGATCGAGCCCGGCATGCACATCAACGCCGTGGGCGGCGATTCGCCCGGCAAGACCGAGCTGCACCCCGATGTGCTGCGCCTGGCGCGCGTGTTCGTCGAATACGAAGCCCAGACCCGCGTGGAGGGCGAGATCCAGCAGCTGCCGGCCGGCTTTCCGGTGCACGAACTCTGGACGGTGCTTGTCGGCGACGTGCCGGGCCGCGAAACCGCCGACCAGGTCACGGTATTCGATTCGGTCGGCTTCGCGCTCGAGGACTACACCGCGCTGCGCTACATCCACCAGCTGGCCATCGAGCGGGGCGTGGGCCAGCAGATTGCGCTGGTGCCCGAGCTGGACGACCCGAAGGATCTGTTCGGCCTGACTGCATCGGGCCGGCGCCGCGCGGTGCTGCGGCGTGCGGCATGA